Proteins encoded together in one Musa acuminata AAA Group cultivar baxijiao chromosome BXJ3-6, Cavendish_Baxijiao_AAA, whole genome shotgun sequence window:
- the LOC135640873 gene encoding villin-5-like isoform X2 — protein MSASRKDMDPAFHGAGTKAGMEVWRIENFAVVPIPFHGKFFTGDSYVILKTSSLKNGALRHDIHYWLGKDTTQDEAATAAIKTIELDTVLGGRAVQYREVQGNETKKFLSYFRPCIIPQQGGVASGFRHADVNEHEHETRLYLCKGKHVVHIKEVPFVRSSLNHDGIFILDTRSKIFQFNGSNSTIQERAKALEVVQHIKDTFHDGKCEVAAIEDGKLMADADAGEFWGLFGGFAPLPRKVSSEEARDVDTISVKLLCVENGQPTPVDADSLTRELLNTNKCYLLDCGIEVCVWIGRNTSLEERKIASAAAEELISGPDRQKCHVIRVVEGFETVMFRSKFDTWPQTAGAAASEDGRVKVAALLKRQGLNVEGLTKSDTSKEEPQPYIDCTGDLQVWHVNGDEKVLLASSDQTKFYSGNCYIFQYTYSGEDKEEYLIGTWFGTKSVEDERASAISLSGKMVEALKSQAVQTRLYEGKEPIQFFSIFQIFIVFKGGLSSGYKRFITENSTADETYSEDGLALFRVQGSGPDNMQAIQVEPVASSLNSSYCYILHNDTTVFTWSGSLTTSEDQDLVERLLDQIKPNIQYKPQKEGTETEQFWGLLGGRCDYSNQKIVKEPENDPHLFYCDFSKDNLKVTEIFNFTQDDLMTEDVYILDCHSDIFVWIGQKVDTKIKSQALKIGEEFLEHDFLLEKISRETSIFIVTEGNEPPFFTRFFTWDSAKSAMHGNSYQRKLAIVKTGVTRPVEVVKWGVNFRC, from the exons TGGGATGGAAGTATGGCGAATTGAGAATTTTGCGGTTGTTCCTATCCCATTTCATGGAAAGTTCTTTACAGGGGATTCATATGTGATTTTGAAG ACGTCTTCCCTGAAAAATGGTGCTTTGCGTCATGATATCCATTATTGGCTTGGTAAAGATACTACTCAG GATGAAGCTGCGACTGCTGCCATCAAGACTATTGAGCTTGATACAGTTCTTGGTGGACGTGCTGTTCAGTATCGTGAGGTACAAGGAAACGAGACAAAGAAGTTCCTGTCTTACTTTAGACCATGTATCATTCCACAACAAGGTGGAGTGGCATCTGGATTTAGGCACGCTGATGTAAATGAGCATGAGCATGAGACTCGTCTATATCTCTGCAAAGGGAAACATGTTGTCCACATAAAAGAG GTTCCTTTTGTGCGGTCATCCCTCAATCATGATGGTATATTCATTCTGGACACAAGATCAAAGATTTTTCAGTTTAATGGATCCAActcaaccattcaagaaagagctAAAGCTCTTGAGGTGGTCCAACATATAAAAGATACTTTTCACGATGGAAAGTGTGAGGTAGCAGCTATTG AGGATGGCAAGTTGATGGCTGATGCTGATGCTGGAGAATTCTGGGGCTTGTTTGGTGGCTTTGCTCCTCTTCCTAGAAAGGTATCTTCCGAGGAAGCAAGAGATGTGGATACCATTTCTGTGAAATTACTTTG TGTTGAGAATGGGCAGCCAACACCTGTTGATGCTGATTCATTGACAAGAGAGTTGCTAAACACAAATAAGTGTTACTTGCTGGATTGTGGTATTGAAGTCTGTGTGTGGATTGGCAGAAATACATCACTTGAGGAAAGGAAAATTGCAAGTGCTGCTGCGGAA GAATTAATTAGTGGACCTGACAGACAAAAATGTCATGTAATTCGTGTTGTTGAAGGATTTGAGACTGTCATGTTTCGTTCAAAATTTGATACATGGCCACAGACAGCTGGTGCAGCTGCTTCTGAAGATGGTAGAGTTAAGGTTGCTG CCCTTTTAAAGCGCCAGGGGTTGAATGTGGAGGGTCTTACAAAGTCTGATACTTCAAAGGAAGAGCCTCAGCCATACATTGATTGCACAGGCGATTTACAG GTTTGGCATGTAAATGGTGATGAGAAAGTGCTTCTTGCATCTTCTGATCAGACAAAATTTTACAGTGGAAATTGCTATATCTTCCAGTATACATATTCTGGTGAAGATAAAGAGGAATATCTAATTGGTACTTGGTTTGGGACGAAGAGTGTTGAG GATGAGAGAGCTTCAGCTATATCCCTCTCTGGAAAGATGGTTGAAGCCTTGAAGTCACAGGCTGTTCAG ACTCGTCTTTATGAAGGAAAAGAACCTATTCAATTCTTTTCAATCTTCCAGATCTTTATTGTTTTTAAG GGTGGGTTGAGTTCTGGATATAAGAGATTTATCACGGAGAATAGCACTGCTGATGAGACATATTCAGAAGATGGTCTTGCACTTTTTCGAGTTCAAGGTTCTGGGCCAGATAACATGCAAGCAATTCAAGTTGAGCCG GTGGCATCTTCCTTGAATTCATCTTACTGTTACATATTGCATAATGATACAACAGTTTTTACATGGTCTGGAAGTCTTACTACCTCAGAGGATCAAGATCTTGTCGAGAGACTGCTAGATCAAATAAAG CCAAATATTCAGTACAAACCACAAAAGGAAGGGACAGAAACTGAACAGTTTTGGGGTTTACTAGGAGGTAGATGTGACTATTCCAATCAAAAGATTGTCAAGGAACCAGAAAATGATCCTCacctattttattgtgatttttcAAAAG ACAATTTAAAG GTTacagaaatatttaattttacccAAGATGATCTGATGACAGAAGATGTATATATCCTCGACTGTCATTCTGACATCTTCGTTTGGATTGGACAAAAGGTGGACACAAAGATAAAATCACAAGCTCTAAAAATAGGAGAG GAATTTCTTGAACATGATTTTCTTCTTGAGAAAATATCTCGAGAAACTTCGATATTCATAGTCACAGAAGGAAATGAGCCACCATTCTTCACTCGTTTCTTCACATGGGACTCTGCAAAATCAGCT ATGCATGGTAATTCCTACCAGAGGAAGCTTGCCATAGTGAAAACTGGAGTCACTCGACCTGTTGAG